The Chitinophagaceae bacterium genome window below encodes:
- a CDS encoding cytidine deaminase, protein MNKQDYHFDYEVYDSIDDLTEEDKWLLDEAREVTQHAYAPYSRFQVGSVAKLSNGEIVAGSNQENASFPAGLCAERVVLASVSSLYPKMPIETIAISYFNNNGESNHPITPCGICRQALQEFREKTKVPIRLILGGMHGKVFIIPDAAMLLPLSFTSTDLNG, encoded by the coding sequence ATGAACAAACAGGATTATCATTTCGACTACGAGGTATATGATTCAATTGACGACCTCACAGAAGAAGACAAATGGCTTTTGGATGAAGCCAGGGAAGTAACCCAGCATGCTTATGCTCCTTATTCACGTTTCCAGGTAGGATCAGTTGCCAAACTCAGTAATGGTGAAATTGTTGCAGGAAGCAACCAGGAAAATGCATCATTTCCCGCAGGCTTATGTGCCGAAAGGGTAGTGCTGGCTTCGGTTTCATCGCTGTATCCAAAAATGCCGATTGAAACAATTGCTATCAGCTATTTTAATAATAATGGGGAAAGTAATCACCCCATCACACCCTGTGGAATTTGCCGCCAGGCATTGCAGGAGTTCAGGGAAAAAACAAAAGTTCCCATCCGTTTAATTCTGGGCGGTATGCATGGCAAAGTGTTCATTATTCCAGATGCAGCAATGCTGTTGCCATTGTCTTTCACAAGTACCGATCTCAACGGTTAA
- a CDS encoding methylated-DNA--[protein]-cysteine S-methyltransferase, with protein sequence MHTVHYSSPLGIIQLQEGEGLLTVASFINDSPITKTEATSSAVLKQAIQQLDEYFAGTRKQFDLPLHPSGTDFQQTVWKELVKIPFAETITYLHMAKRLGNVKSIRAAASANGKNPLAIIIPCHRVVGADGKLTGYAGGLHRKQWLLEHENKIQGKPVLF encoded by the coding sequence ATACATACCGTTCATTATTCATCGCCTTTAGGCATCATTCAGTTGCAGGAAGGAGAAGGACTACTGACTGTTGCCAGCTTTATCAATGATTCACCCATTACCAAAACAGAAGCAACTTCATCGGCAGTTTTAAAACAGGCTATACAGCAACTTGATGAATATTTTGCAGGAACAAGAAAGCAATTTGATCTGCCCTTACATCCATCAGGAACAGATTTTCAGCAAACAGTCTGGAAAGAATTGGTAAAAATTCCGTTTGCTGAAACCATTACTTATCTCCACATGGCAAAACGTTTGGGAAATGTAAAAAGCATTCGTGCTGCAGCATCGGCCAATGGAAAAAATCCTTTAGCCATTATTATACCCTGCCACAGAGTTGTTGGCGCTGATGGTAAACTAACCGGTTATGCAGGTGGACTTCACCGCAAGCAATGGTTGCTGGAGCATGAAAATAAAATACAAGGGAAGCCGGTATTATTTTAA
- a CDS encoding tRNA-binding protein: MTSEPISWDDFEKIEIRTGTILEAVDFVNAKKPAYQLSIDFGELGIKRSSAQITHHYTKEELTGKQIVAVVNFPPKQIANFFSECLVLGIYDDHNEVVLLKPDKQVKNGGRIG; encoded by the coding sequence ATGACGAGTGAACCAATCAGCTGGGATGATTTTGAAAAAATTGAGATCCGCACAGGAACCATTCTTGAAGCAGTTGATTTTGTGAATGCAAAGAAACCTGCTTATCAACTCAGCATTGATTTTGGTGAATTGGGCATCAAACGTTCATCAGCCCAAATCACGCATCATTATACAAAAGAAGAATTAACAGGTAAACAGATTGTTGCTGTTGTTAATTTTCCACCCAAACAAATTGCAAACTTTTTCAGCGAATGTCTTGTACTGGGCATTTATGATGACCACAATGAAGTTGTTTTACTAAAACCCGATAAACAGGTTAAAAACGGAGGAAGAATTGGCTGA
- a CDS encoding NIPSNAP family protein, which translates to MCLFLISQVLAANTGKPKREFYQLTVYHYSTEAQGKVIEQYLEAALLPALHRAGISNIGVFKAIANDTAVDKLLYVFVPVRNLEMITTIDLKLKKDAAFSKAGEEYINAVYTKSPYNRKEVILLQAFSLAPEMQLPNLTAAKKDRVYELRSYESATEKIFQNKVHMFNEGDEIGLFKKLNFNAVFYSEVIAGSKMPNLMYLTSFENKADRDEHWKAFGSDPYWKKLSGMPEYKNNVSHIDITFLRPAEYSDF; encoded by the coding sequence ATGTGTTTGTTTTTGATCAGTCAGGTTTTAGCAGCAAACACAGGTAAACCTAAACGGGAATTTTATCAGCTTACAGTTTATCATTACAGCACAGAAGCGCAGGGGAAAGTGATTGAACAATACCTTGAAGCAGCGTTACTGCCAGCTCTGCATCGTGCCGGTATCAGCAACATAGGTGTGTTTAAAGCAATTGCCAATGATACAGCAGTTGATAAACTGTTGTACGTATTTGTTCCTGTTAGGAATCTGGAGATGATTACAACCATTGATCTGAAACTGAAGAAAGATGCTGCGTTCAGCAAAGCAGGCGAAGAGTATATCAACGCAGTTTATACAAAGTCGCCCTACAACAGAAAAGAAGTTATTTTATTACAGGCTTTTTCACTGGCTCCGGAAATGCAGTTGCCAAACCTGACTGCTGCTAAAAAAGACAGGGTATATGAATTGAGAAGTTATGAAAGTGCCACAGAAAAGATTTTTCAGAACAAAGTACACATGTTTAATGAAGGGGATGAAATAGGCCTGTTTAAAAAACTCAATTTTAATGCAGTGTTTTACAGTGAAGTAATTGCAGGAAGTAAAATGCCCAACCTGATGTATCTCACCAGTTTTGAAAACAAGGCTGACAGAGATGAGCACTGGAAAGCATTTGGCAGTGATCCTTACTGGAAAAAACTTTCAGGAATGCCTGAATACAAAAATAATGTATCACATATTGATATTACATTCCTTCGCCCGGCTGAGTATTCAGATTTTTAA
- a CDS encoding FAD-binding protein, protein MEKRLEQLNKDFGGLLFYDHTAIHQAQLMAYSTDASVYQEKPLAVAIPSTVADIQTLIRFANENKVTLIPRAAGTSLAGQVVGNGIVVDISKYFTQILEVNTKEKWVRVQPGVIRDDLNYHLKQYGLMFGPETSTANRAMIGGMLGNNSCGLHSIIWGSVRDHIQEVTALLSDGSEVIIKAEELQPHQHASTLKETIDHNLYTLLADETNQQLIKTNFPKASVSRRNTGYALDNLLAMHPFNQEGETFNLCKLIAGSEGTLAFVTEIKVGLLDLPPKEIAVVCIHCNSIIESLKANIAALKHKPMAGELVDKYIMDFTIHHPEYSKNRFFIEGDPAALLMVEFMDDDATVVKQKAEQLIISLKNEGLGYAYPVLYNEQTKYAWEVRKAGLGLLRNLKGNAQPVNLIEDCAVSTDELPDYIADLQQVLIKHNVNASYYAHAGAGELHVEPMINLKSAEGLKTFRNILADTVELVKKYKGSLSGEHGDGRLRGEYISSVVGKETYQLFQQVKQIFDPNNIFNAGKITATPAMDTHLRVQQKPVTRNIKTSFDFSNDGGILSLAEKCSGSGDCRKMPISGGVMCPSYMATRLEKDTTRARANLLRQFLSNEVDEQPFNHKEIKEIMDLCLSCKGCKTECPSGVDVAKMKAEFLQQYYTKNGVPFRANLIANFSKQMKLVSIAPWAFNWFYGVEFFRRTANRLVGFHPDRTMPKLSNQTLLSWYKKHKPAASSNKPVYLFCDEFTNYNDVEIGKKTILLLEALGYEVIIPTHVESGRTYLSKGLVNKAAVLINENIQLLSAVVTTQTPLIGIEPSAILTYRDEAVDLATEANKQKAAALATSCFTIEEFIASEAKAGLIDHHVFTTETKSLLIHGHCYQKSLSLQSFTQACMDIPVNYKAKLIPSGCCGMAGGFGYEEEHYAISQQVGELVLFPAVRAKAVDEVIVAAGTSCRHQIKDGTKVKALHPVEVLYEALVKK, encoded by the coding sequence ATGGAAAAGAGATTAGAGCAATTAAATAAGGATTTCGGGGGACTGCTTTTTTATGATCATACTGCCATTCACCAGGCACAGTTAATGGCCTATTCAACCGATGCATCGGTGTACCAGGAAAAACCACTGGCTGTTGCTATCCCATCAACTGTTGCTGATATACAAACACTGATCCGATTCGCTAATGAAAATAAAGTAACACTCATACCAAGAGCAGCGGGCACTTCTCTTGCAGGACAGGTTGTAGGAAACGGAATAGTGGTTGACATCTCTAAATACTTTACACAGATTCTTGAAGTAAATACTAAAGAGAAATGGGTACGAGTACAGCCCGGTGTTATCAGGGATGATCTCAATTATCATTTAAAACAATACGGGTTGATGTTTGGTCCGGAAACATCTACTGCCAATAGAGCTATGATTGGTGGTATGCTTGGTAATAATTCCTGCGGACTGCACAGTATTATATGGGGATCGGTAAGAGATCATATACAGGAAGTAACCGCTTTGCTAAGTGATGGATCAGAAGTGATCATCAAAGCAGAAGAACTTCAACCGCATCAGCATGCATCAACACTCAAAGAAACAATCGATCACAATCTGTATACATTATTAGCTGATGAAACCAATCAGCAGCTCATCAAAACAAATTTCCCCAAAGCATCTGTCAGCAGAAGAAATACCGGTTATGCATTAGATAACCTGCTTGCAATGCATCCATTTAATCAAGAAGGGGAAACATTCAATCTGTGTAAACTCATTGCAGGATCAGAAGGTACACTTGCTTTTGTTACTGAAATAAAAGTGGGACTGCTTGATCTGCCGCCAAAAGAAATTGCAGTAGTATGTATTCACTGCAACTCCATCATTGAATCACTGAAAGCAAATATTGCAGCACTGAAACATAAGCCCATGGCAGGTGAACTGGTGGATAAATACATCATGGACTTTACCATCCATCACCCTGAATACAGTAAGAACCGTTTCTTTATTGAAGGCGATCCTGCTGCTCTACTCATGGTTGAATTTATGGATGATGATGCAACAGTGGTTAAACAAAAAGCAGAACAGTTAATAATATCGTTGAAGAATGAAGGATTGGGTTATGCTTATCCTGTTTTATACAATGAACAAACGAAGTATGCATGGGAAGTACGGAAGGCAGGACTTGGTTTACTGCGTAATCTCAAAGGCAATGCACAACCCGTTAATTTAATTGAAGACTGTGCAGTAAGCACCGATGAGTTACCTGATTATATTGCCGATCTGCAACAGGTGCTCATCAAACATAATGTGAATGCATCGTACTATGCGCATGCAGGAGCGGGGGAGCTGCATGTTGAACCGATGATCAATTTAAAATCGGCAGAAGGATTAAAAACATTCCGTAACATTCTTGCAGATACAGTTGAATTGGTAAAGAAATACAAAGGTTCTCTGTCTGGTGAACATGGTGATGGACGTTTACGTGGTGAATATATTTCAAGTGTAGTTGGTAAAGAAACCTATCAGTTATTTCAGCAGGTAAAACAGATCTTCGATCCCAATAATATTTTCAATGCAGGAAAGATCACCGCAACACCTGCAATGGATACACATTTACGTGTACAGCAAAAGCCCGTAACAAGAAACATCAAGACTTCATTTGATTTCTCTAATGACGGAGGCATCTTAAGTCTTGCAGAGAAATGCTCGGGCTCCGGCGATTGCAGGAAGATGCCCATCAGTGGTGGAGTAATGTGCCCCAGTTATATGGCAACACGACTGGAAAAAGATACCACGAGGGCAAGAGCCAATCTCCTGCGCCAGTTTTTAAGTAATGAAGTGGATGAGCAGCCATTCAATCATAAAGAGATCAAAGAGATCATGGATCTCTGTTTAAGTTGTAAGGGATGTAAAACAGAATGTCCATCAGGTGTTGATGTGGCAAAGATGAAAGCAGAGTTCTTACAGCAGTATTATACTAAGAACGGAGTTCCGTTCAGAGCCAATTTGATTGCCAATTTCAGCAAACAGATGAAGCTTGTATCAATCGCACCATGGGCCTTTAACTGGTTTTATGGAGTAGAGTTCTTCCGTAGAACAGCCAACCGACTGGTTGGTTTTCATCCTGATCGTACAATGCCAAAGCTGAGCAATCAAACATTACTCAGCTGGTATAAAAAACATAAACCTGCTGCATCATCCAACAAACCTGTTTATTTATTCTGTGATGAGTTCACCAATTACAATGATGTGGAGATTGGAAAGAAAACAATTTTATTATTAGAAGCATTGGGATATGAAGTAATTATTCCAACGCATGTGGAAAGCGGACGGACTTATTTATCAAAAGGATTGGTGAACAAAGCAGCTGTACTCATCAATGAAAATATTCAGTTGCTGAGTGCAGTGGTTACAACACAAACACCACTCATAGGTATTGAACCATCGGCTATTCTTACCTACAGGGATGAAGCAGTTGATCTTGCAACTGAAGCAAACAAACAAAAAGCAGCAGCACTTGCAACTTCCTGTTTTACCATTGAAGAGTTTATTGCCAGTGAAGCAAAGGCAGGGTTGATCGATCATCATGTATTTACAACTGAAACAAAAAGTCTGCTCATTCACGGGCACTGTTACCAGAAGTCATTGAGTTTGCAATCCTTTACGCAGGCATGTATGGATATTCCTGTCAACTATAAAGCAAAACTCATTCCTTCCGGTTGCTGTGGCATGGCAGGAGGTTTTGGTTATGAAGAAGAACATTATGCCATTTCCCAACAGGTAGGAGAGTTAGTGCTGTTTCCTGCTGTGCGTGCTAAAGCTGTTGATGAAGTTATTGTTGCAGCAGGTACATCCTGCAGACATCAGATTAAAGATGGAACTAAAGTAAAGGCATTGCATCCGGTGGAAGTGCTGTATGAGGCGTTGGTAAAGAAGTAA
- a CDS encoding TonB-dependent receptor: MPRVSSPGRYTSLLCLFTRGIPLKTAVFFFSFLLLCSIQTTAFANPVPAGEVITGKITGGAGEPVAGATITEKGTKNSVVTKNDGSFSIEVSGKLAVLVVTHVGFVTKEVALNGQSAVSVELETTNTSLGEVVVIGYGTTKRKDLTGAVASISGKQIAAVPVANAAQALQGKLPGVNVVTQDGRPGASISIRVRGGGSVSQSNEPLFIVDGFPVGSISDIPPSQIESIDVLKDASSTAIYGARGANGVIMVTTKNGKIGKLTIRYDNYLQFNEPTKYLETMNAYNYIDYNWRYAKAISDGYANAWGMLWGIGAYSATYNNPDGIDHYKSVNALNYSKQAYTGSFSHNHNVSISNGTNKTKYILSMSYTDDDGMKINSWFKRANAAFKLDQKISDKLGITFDTRFTDIQRMGNEGTTNGKGSILSSAYQFRPIVTADVKGELNDSKNTQLGLYDYVLQDQYNPISVMSDNLPLSKERSLRSNVALDWTIIKGLTYRSELGVTQYWNKNKTWSGAIANNYLDAAGNKTFAGNAGISSAEGWGLRWANILNYKTRLFNDNHQLNATLGQELSNSASEGYSISGSRYPVSFTPDRAFAMMNQYLQSTTVYYSLGSSAGTPGRMLSYFGRVNYSLMDKYLFTATFRADGSSRFAPGNRYGYFPAAAVAWRMSDENFLKDVKWLDNLKLRASYGEVGNDGISATLWKPIWNSDGLRQFSINETQQSSYSPASTLANPNLIWETTITRNVGFDFSVLNARLNGTVELYKNSTKDLLMLTSIDASLGYSGMYDNIGSTSNRGIEVSLNGDIIRKNDFNLNANFNINFNKGRVDELAPGVNGLYKTQWGSTMTQPGTGDYILQVGKPVGQVRGYTYEGWYSVDDFNYAGGIYTLKPGVADIASGIIGTVYGTTANKPGSQTAYPGVIKFKDLNKDGVINESDVSVIGDMNPKHTGGFGLSGNYKGFDFALNCNWSYGNKIYNANYLAAFYGSKEDGLYKNRFNYLSTSYRIHDIVNGQLVTVTDPAALKALNANATTFLAYHENPVVSTLGVQNGSYLRLNTVTIGYSLPTGLLSKAHIARLRVFGSIYNALTLTNYPGLDPEVNANTSQGGAQYPTTGLDWGAYPRARSFTFGVNVEF, encoded by the coding sequence ATGCCAAGAGTATCGTCTCCCGGACGGTACACAAGTTTACTATGTCTATTCACAAGAGGAATCCCTCTTAAAACAGCCGTTTTTTTCTTTTCCTTTCTTTTACTCTGTTCAATACAGACTACTGCATTTGCAAATCCTGTACCTGCCGGAGAAGTGATTACAGGAAAAATTACCGGCGGAGCCGGTGAACCTGTTGCAGGCGCAACAATTACAGAAAAAGGAACAAAGAACAGTGTGGTTACAAAAAATGACGGAAGCTTTTCCATTGAAGTTTCCGGCAAACTTGCTGTGCTGGTTGTAACGCATGTTGGTTTTGTAACTAAAGAAGTAGCTCTGAATGGTCAGTCTGCAGTATCAGTTGAACTTGAAACTACAAACACAAGCTTAGGAGAAGTGGTGGTTATAGGATATGGTACCACTAAACGAAAAGATTTAACAGGTGCTGTTGCCTCCATCTCCGGTAAGCAGATTGCTGCTGTACCGGTGGCAAATGCTGCACAGGCATTACAGGGAAAACTCCCCGGTGTAAATGTTGTTACACAGGACGGAAGACCTGGTGCAAGTATTTCAATCCGTGTAAGAGGTGGTGGTTCTGTTTCTCAAAGTAATGAACCATTATTTATTGTTGACGGTTTTCCCGTAGGCTCTATTTCAGATATTCCTCCAAGCCAGATTGAAAGTATTGATGTGTTGAAAGATGCATCTTCTACTGCTATTTATGGTGCAAGAGGTGCAAATGGAGTAATCATGGTTACAACCAAAAACGGAAAGATTGGAAAGTTAACGATCCGCTACGATAACTACCTTCAGTTTAACGAGCCAACCAAGTATCTCGAAACAATGAACGCTTATAATTATATTGATTATAACTGGCGTTATGCAAAAGCAATCAGCGATGGTTATGCCAATGCATGGGGAATGCTCTGGGGGATTGGTGCTTATTCAGCTACTTATAATAATCCTGATGGAATTGATCACTACAAGTCAGTGAATGCACTGAATTATTCAAAACAGGCGTACACCGGTTCATTTTCACACAATCATAATGTCAGTATTTCAAATGGCACCAATAAAACAAAATATATTTTGTCCATGAGTTATACCGATGATGACGGGATGAAGATCAACTCATGGTTTAAACGTGCAAATGCTGCCTTCAAATTAGATCAGAAAATATCCGATAAACTTGGTATTACTTTCGATACACGTTTTACTGATATTCAACGGATGGGTAACGAAGGAACAACAAACGGTAAAGGTTCCATTCTTTCAAGTGCTTACCAGTTCCGCCCCATTGTTACTGCTGATGTAAAAGGTGAACTGAATGATTCAAAGAATACGCAGTTGGGTTTATATGATTATGTATTGCAGGACCAGTACAACCCGATTTCAGTGATGTCTGATAACTTACCATTATCAAAAGAGCGTTCACTCCGTTCAAATGTGGCTCTCGACTGGACAATCATCAAAGGATTGACTTACAGATCTGAACTTGGGGTTACACAGTACTGGAATAAAAATAAAACATGGTCTGGTGCTATTGCCAACAACTATCTTGATGCGGCAGGAAATAAAACCTTTGCAGGAAATGCCGGCATTTCTTCTGCTGAAGGATGGGGATTACGCTGGGCAAATATTTTAAATTATAAAACAAGATTGTTCAACGATAACCACCAGTTGAATGCAACTTTAGGACAGGAACTGAGTAACTCAGCTTCTGAAGGATACAGCATTTCAGGAAGCAGGTATCCCGTTTCATTTACACCTGATCGTGCATTTGCTATGATGAATCAATACCTGCAAAGCACAACCGTTTATTATTCTCTTGGTTCAAGTGCAGGAACACCGGGCAGAATGCTTTCTTATTTTGGCCGTGTGAATTATTCACTGATGGACAAGTATTTGTTTACAGCTACTTTCCGTGCTGATGGTTCTTCCCGTTTTGCACCAGGAAACAGGTATGGATATTTTCCTGCAGCCGCAGTTGCATGGCGCATGAGCGATGAAAATTTCCTGAAAGATGTTAAATGGCTTGACAACCTGAAACTAAGAGCTTCTTATGGTGAAGTAGGGAATGATGGTATCAGTGCAACTCTCTGGAAACCTATCTGGAATTCGGATGGTTTAAGACAATTCTCCATTAACGAAACGCAGCAGAGTTCTTATTCTCCTGCTTCAACACTTGCCAATCCAAACCTGATATGGGAAACAACCATTACAAGGAATGTTGGTTTTGATTTCTCTGTGTTAAATGCAAGGTTAAATGGTACAGTTGAACTGTACAAAAACTCAACAAAGGATTTGCTGATGCTTACTTCAATTGATGCAAGCCTTGGTTATTCAGGTATGTATGATAATATTGGAAGTACAAGCAACCGTGGTATTGAAGTTTCATTAAACGGAGATATCATCCGCAAAAATGATTTTAATTTAAACGCAAACTTTAATATCAACTTCAACAAGGGCCGTGTTGATGAACTGGCACCGGGTGTAAATGGTTTGTATAAAACCCAGTGGGGTTCAACCATGACCCAGCCCGGCACAGGTGATTATATTTTACAGGTAGGAAAACCTGTTGGACAGGTTAGAGGTTATACTTATGAAGGATGGTATTCAGTTGATGATTTTAATTATGCAGGAGGCATCTATACATTAAAACCAGGTGTTGCTGATATTGCTTCAGGAATCATTGGTACTGTTTATGGAACTACCGCTAACAAACCCGGCAGTCAAACAGCCTATCCCGGTGTAATTAAATTTAAAGATCTGAATAAGGATGGTGTAATTAACGAAAGTGATGTTAGTGTAATTGGTGATATGAATCCTAAACATACGGGTGGCTTTGGTTTGAGTGGAAATTATAAAGGATTTGACTTTGCATTGAACTGTAACTGGAGTTATGGAAACAAAATTTACAATGCCAACTACCTCGCTGCCTTTTACGGAAGCAAGGAAGATGGTTTGTATAAAAACCGTTTCAACTACTTGTCCACTTCCTACAGGATTCATGATATTGTAAACGGACAGCTTGTAACTGTAACGGATCCCGCAGCATTGAAAGCACTGAATGCAAATGCAACAACATTCCTGGCATATCATGAAAATCCCGTTGTTTCTACGTTGGGCGTGCAGAATGGTTCTTATCTCCGTTTGAATACAGTAACTATTGGTTACAGTTTACCAACAGGCCTGCTGAGTAAAGCACATATTGCCAGACTCAGAGTGTTCGGTTCAATTTATAATGCGTTAACATTGACCAATTATCCGGGTCTTGATCCGGAAGTAAATGCAAACACAAGCCAGGGAGGAGCACAATACCCAACAACAGGACTTGACTGGGGAGCTTATCCACGTGCACGTTCATTCACTTTTGGTGTAAACGTAGAATTCTAA